One genomic segment of Mesoterricola silvestris includes these proteins:
- a CDS encoding M16 family metallopeptidase translates to MSRFRFDLPLAAILILGGLPAAAKAPASRAVPRPPEKAASVEGITEYRLGNGLKVLLFPDPSKANVTVNITYLVGSRDESYGETGMAHLLEHMIFKGTPKHPDIPGELSLHGADFNGSTSFDRTNYYESMKASEANLKWALELEADRMINSWVAIKPAKAAELLKTEMTVVRNEFESGENQPFSVLMERVMETAYLWHNYGKPTIGCRADIENVNIWHLSAFFRKYYQPDNAVLTVAGRFDPVKTLALINTTFGPIPRPSRKLEPTYTVEPTQDGERSVTVRRVGDVKLAMAAYHMPAATDPDLAPLTVLAKVLGSAPSGRLYKALVEPRKAAQVFCNAEATREPGLFYVGAMVRPEGNLDEARDLVLDTTEAVAATPFGPEEVERAKSAILKQVDLTLNQSDQVGLALSEAIANGDWRTFFLDRDRVKAVTPADVARVAKAYLKSSNRTLGLFVPTPKPERVEIPPMRDVAAMVQDYKGQEVRSQGEAFDVSPASIDRQTVRFTTAAGLKVALVPKKTRGAAVNVALNLHFGTEAALQDLGPRGTLAGAMLLRGTARHTRQELADTLDKLKANVRLGGSAEGVRGTIETVRENLPAVLGLVTEALKEASFPAQEFELLRQQFLAGLESQRSDPQALAGITYRRALNAWPKGHPRYAATLDESIADMKAVKVEDVKALHDAFYGASNGELTIVGDVDPKEARALVESLLGSWKSPAPYKRITNVYRPEPGRSEVIETPDKANAVILGGLNLALKESDPDFAALVLGDYMVGGSTFNSRLGARVRVKEGLSYGVGSQFQAGALDAFGQWTFYAICAPQNAAKAEAAIREELALALASGFTAKELAEAKTGWLQAEEQGRSQDPQLAGMIQRDLEAGRTMAFQADLERRVAALTSDQIVAALKKHLDPARITLVKAGDFQKAAKR, encoded by the coding sequence TCGCCGCCATCCTCATCCTGGGAGGGCTGCCGGCCGCGGCGAAGGCCCCCGCCTCCCGAGCCGTCCCCAGGCCCCCCGAGAAGGCCGCCTCCGTGGAGGGGATCACCGAGTACCGCCTGGGCAACGGCCTCAAGGTCCTGCTCTTCCCCGACCCCTCCAAGGCCAACGTCACCGTGAACATCACCTACCTGGTGGGGAGCCGGGACGAGAGCTACGGCGAGACCGGCATGGCCCACCTTCTGGAGCACATGATCTTCAAGGGGACCCCGAAGCACCCCGACATCCCCGGTGAACTCTCCCTCCACGGCGCCGACTTCAACGGCTCCACCAGCTTCGACCGCACCAACTACTACGAGTCCATGAAGGCCTCCGAGGCGAACCTGAAGTGGGCCCTGGAACTGGAAGCGGACCGCATGATCAACAGCTGGGTGGCCATCAAGCCCGCCAAGGCCGCCGAACTGCTCAAGACGGAAATGACCGTCGTGCGCAACGAGTTCGAGAGCGGCGAGAACCAGCCCTTCAGCGTGCTCATGGAGCGGGTCATGGAGACCGCCTACCTGTGGCACAACTACGGCAAGCCCACCATCGGCTGCCGCGCCGACATCGAGAACGTCAACATCTGGCACCTCTCCGCCTTCTTCCGGAAGTACTACCAGCCCGACAACGCCGTGCTCACCGTGGCCGGGCGGTTCGATCCCGTGAAGACCCTCGCGCTCATCAACACCACCTTCGGCCCCATCCCCAGGCCCTCCCGGAAGCTCGAGCCCACCTACACGGTGGAACCCACCCAGGACGGGGAGCGCAGCGTCACCGTGCGCCGGGTGGGCGACGTGAAGCTGGCCATGGCCGCCTACCACATGCCCGCCGCCACCGACCCGGACCTGGCGCCCCTGACGGTCCTGGCCAAGGTGCTGGGATCGGCCCCCTCCGGCCGCCTCTACAAGGCCCTGGTGGAGCCCAGGAAGGCCGCCCAGGTCTTCTGCAACGCCGAGGCGACCCGCGAGCCTGGCCTCTTCTACGTGGGGGCCATGGTCCGGCCCGAGGGCAACCTGGACGAGGCCCGGGACCTGGTGCTCGACACCACGGAGGCCGTGGCCGCCACCCCCTTCGGCCCCGAGGAGGTGGAGCGGGCCAAGTCCGCCATCCTCAAGCAGGTGGACCTGACCCTGAACCAGTCCGACCAGGTGGGCCTGGCCCTGAGCGAAGCCATCGCCAACGGCGACTGGCGCACCTTCTTCCTGGACCGGGACCGGGTGAAGGCCGTGACCCCCGCGGACGTGGCGCGGGTCGCCAAGGCCTACCTGAAGTCCAGCAACCGGACCCTGGGGCTCTTCGTGCCCACGCCCAAGCCCGAGCGGGTGGAGATCCCCCCCATGCGCGACGTGGCGGCCATGGTCCAGGACTACAAGGGGCAGGAGGTGCGCAGCCAGGGCGAGGCCTTCGACGTGTCCCCGGCCTCCATCGACCGCCAGACGGTGCGGTTCACCACCGCGGCGGGCCTGAAGGTGGCCCTGGTGCCCAAGAAGACCCGGGGCGCCGCCGTGAACGTGGCCCTGAACCTCCACTTCGGCACCGAGGCGGCGCTCCAGGACCTCGGCCCCCGGGGCACCCTCGCGGGCGCCATGCTCCTGCGCGGCACCGCCCGCCACACCCGGCAGGAGCTGGCCGACACCCTGGACAAGCTCAAGGCCAACGTGCGCCTGGGGGGCAGCGCGGAGGGGGTCCGGGGCACCATCGAGACGGTGCGGGAGAACCTGCCCGCCGTCCTGGGCCTGGTCACCGAGGCCCTGAAGGAGGCCAGCTTCCCCGCCCAGGAATTCGAACTGCTCCGCCAGCAGTTCCTGGCCGGCTTGGAGAGCCAGCGGAGCGATCCCCAGGCCCTGGCCGGGATCACCTACCGCAGGGCCCTCAATGCCTGGCCCAAGGGCCATCCCCGCTACGCCGCCACCCTGGACGAATCCATCGCCGACATGAAGGCCGTGAAGGTGGAGGACGTCAAGGCCCTCCACGACGCCTTCTACGGCGCCTCCAACGGGGAGCTGACCATCGTGGGCGACGTGGACCCCAAGGAGGCCCGGGCCCTGGTGGAGAGCCTCCTGGGCTCCTGGAAGAGCCCGGCGCCCTACAAGCGCATCACCAACGTCTACCGCCCGGAGCCGGGCCGGTCCGAGGTGATCGAGACGCCCGACAAGGCCAACGCGGTGATCCTCGGGGGCCTGAACCTCGCGCTGAAGGAATCCGATCCCGATTTCGCGGCCCTGGTGCTGGGTGACTACATGGTGGGCGGCAGCACCTTCAATTCCAGGCTGGGGGCCCGGGTGCGGGTGAAGGAGGGCCTCAGCTACGGCGTGGGCTCCCAGTTCCAGGCCGGGGCGCTGGACGCCTTCGGCCAGTGGACCTTCTACGCCATCTGCGCGCCCCAGAACGCCGCCAAGGCCGAGGCCGCCATCCGCGAGGAGCTGGCCCTGGCCCTGGCCTCGGGCTTCACCGCCAAGGAGCTCGCCGAGGCCAAGACGGGCTGGCTCCAGGCCGAGGAGCAGGGCCGGTCCCAGGACCCGCAGCTGGCCGGCATGATCCAGCGCGATCTGGAGGCCGGGCGCACCATGGCCTTCCAGGCCGACCTGGAAAGGCGCGTCGCCGCCCTCACCAGCGACCAGATCGTCGCCGCCCTGAAAAAGCACCTGGATCCCGCCCGCATCACCCTGGTGAAGGCCGGCGATTTCCAGAAGGCCGCCAAGCGGTAG